A genomic window from bacterium includes:
- a CDS encoding M28 family peptidase, producing MRATVWLLTLLHLGAWATPGLFYSPARPETSVFTVPAAGGWLYLGETTPGARRLADHEPGSYYYLFYGQAPPAGVQVVASFPGVHLLRSDGLLPGFPGGELLLLHPLPGVSRPSGMLQDTPPEPFGGGWIDPAVVARIDEEHYLDHLEELTAIPTRFSFSAGCAQAAELLMTTLGGWGYEPYYHLYDLNGVGTVDIWDVSAVDDNTAYAVGLMVVKTEDGGQTWHALEDTAGYSTRAVLFLDANRGFTGGLRTILATDDGGDTWEVVDHDFPSNIRDIAFADDEHGCASGRGFISRTDDGGDTWREGDAPDARDMLGVDLAGSLGLAVGAEGQILRSVDGGETWGDVDSGVERNLYSVSINPGTGDSWVVGAAGTILHSGDGGLSWSAQESGFTQFIYQVEFVDAQHGFCVGDNRHLFETTDGGATWTVVQGSDRDRFLALDVLDDDTLWIGGGEPPFAYVSTDGGGTLVGGYIDTEESLTWRNVVCELPSSGDGPALLVTGHYDSISDDPLHLAPGADDNGSGVSACLEVARACRGLTFDTPVRIVLFSGEEQGLIGSSYYVADLAEGDVGGVLNLDMYAYRDDENYDLEVFTRDDSLWLSRAYDDGCGYTPAFEVETNDPEWYRSDHASFWRAGIPAVHVTEYAGTESYPYYHTTEDTVDKLDLVQGVSGARAAAAAVLQLVPREGQAGGLDAAYAFPNPFRPGEGNTTVTFRDLPAGTDLRV from the coding sequence CCACCGTTTGGCTCCTCACCCTTCTTCACCTGGGGGCCTGGGCGACGCCGGGCCTCTTTTATTCCCCGGCGAGGCCCGAGACCTCCGTCTTCACCGTTCCCGCGGCCGGCGGCTGGCTCTATCTCGGCGAGACCACGCCGGGCGCCCGAAGGCTGGCCGACCACGAGCCCGGCTCGTACTACTACCTCTTCTACGGCCAGGCTCCGCCCGCGGGAGTCCAGGTCGTCGCCTCCTTCCCCGGCGTCCACCTGCTGCGCTCCGACGGGCTCCTGCCGGGATTTCCCGGCGGGGAGCTCCTGCTCTTACACCCCCTGCCCGGGGTTTCCCGGCCCTCCGGGATGCTCCAGGACACGCCCCCCGAGCCCTTCGGCGGGGGGTGGATAGACCCGGCGGTCGTCGCCAGGATCGACGAGGAGCACTACCTGGATCATCTCGAGGAGCTCACCGCCATCCCCACCCGCTTCTCCTTCTCTGCGGGATGCGCCCAGGCCGCCGAGCTTCTGATGACCACCCTGGGCGGGTGGGGCTACGAGCCCTACTACCACCTCTACGACCTGAACGGGGTGGGGACGGTGGACATCTGGGACGTCTCGGCCGTGGACGACAATACGGCCTACGCCGTGGGGCTGATGGTGGTCAAGACCGAGGACGGGGGACAGACCTGGCACGCCCTGGAGGATACGGCCGGCTATTCCACCCGCGCGGTGCTCTTCCTCGACGCGAACCGGGGGTTCACGGGGGGGTTGCGGACCATTCTCGCCACCGACGACGGCGGTGATACCTGGGAGGTCGTGGACCACGACTTCCCCTCGAACATCCGGGACATCGCATTCGCCGACGATGAGCACGGTTGCGCCTCCGGCCGAGGCTTCATCTCCAGGACGGACGACGGGGGGGATACCTGGAGGGAGGGCGACGCGCCCGACGCCCGGGACATGCTGGGGGTGGACCTGGCCGGTTCCCTGGGGCTGGCCGTGGGGGCGGAGGGACAGATTCTGCGCAGCGTGGACGGGGGAGAGACGTGGGGGGACGTGGACTCGGGGGTCGAGCGCAACCTCTACTCGGTGAGCATCAATCCGGGCACCGGCGACTCGTGGGTGGTCGGCGCGGCCGGCACCATCCTCCACTCCGGGGACGGCGGCCTCTCCTGGTCGGCCCAGGAAAGCGGATTCACCCAGTTCATCTACCAGGTCGAGTTCGTGGACGCACAGCACGGCTTCTGCGTGGGGGACAACCGCCACCTGTTCGAGACCACCGACGGCGGCGCGACCTGGACCGTCGTCCAGGGCTCGGACCGGGACCGCTTTCTCGCCCTGGACGTGCTGGACGACGACACCCTGTGGATCGGCGGCGGGGAACCGCCCTTCGCCTACGTTTCCACCGACGGCGGCGGGACGCTCGTCGGGGGTTACATAGACACCGAGGAGAGCCTGACCTGGCGGAACGTGGTCTGCGAGCTGCCGAGCTCGGGAGACGGCCCGGCCCTTCTCGTCACGGGGCATTACGACAGCATCTCCGATGATCCGCTCCATCTGGCGCCCGGGGCGGACGACAACGGCAGCGGCGTGTCCGCCTGCCTCGAGGTCGCGCGCGCCTGCCGGGGGCTCACCTTCGACACCCCCGTGCGGATCGTCCTTTTTTCCGGGGAGGAGCAGGGGCTGATCGGGTCGTCCTACTACGTGGCCGATCTGGCGGAGGGCGACGTCGGCGGCGTGTTGAACCTGGACATGTACGCCTACCGCGACGACGAGAACTACGATCTGGAGGTCTTCACCCGGGACGACTCCCTCTGGCTCTCCAGGGCCTACGACGACGGGTGCGGCTACACACCGGCCTTCGAGGTGGAGACGAACGACCCCGAATGGTATCGCTCGGACCACGCCAGCTTCTGGCGGGCGGGCATCCCCGCGGTTCACGTCACCGAGTACGCCGGCACCGAGAGCTACCCCTACTACCACACCACCGAGGACACCGTGGACAAGCTGGACCTGGTGCAGGGGGTGAGCGGCGCCCGGGCGGCGGCGGCCGCGGTGCTGCAACTGGTACCCCGCGAGGGGCAGGCCGGGGGGCTGGACGCGGCCTACGCTTTCCCGAACCCCTTCCGCCCCGGAGAGGGTAACACGACGGTCACCTTCCGCGACCTGCCGGCGGGCACGGACCTGCGCGTCTT